A section of the Saccharopolyspora gregorii genome encodes:
- a CDS encoding homoserine dehydrogenase translates to MIEDREPIRVALLGCGTVGTEVLRLLQGRPEEFAARTGAPVQVTGVAVRRLHKHPNVPEQLLTTDAAALVDGDVDVVVELIGGIEPARSLLLRALRSGKSVVTGNKALLAEHGSELYAAADESGADIYFEAAVAGAIPLLRPLRESLAGDRINRVMGIVNGTTNYILSAMDSTGAGYSETLDEAGRLGYAEADPTADVDGFDAAAKATILASLAFHTRVAATDVHREGISGVTPGDIAAAKSLDRVVKLLAICERVVAEDGTESVSARVHPAMIPRDHPLAGVGGAYNAVFVEAEAAGSLMFYGQGAGGEPTASAVLGDLVAVARNLVVAGKGPRESAHANLPVQPMGATPTRYHISLDVDDKPGVLSQVAATFNDNDVSISVVRQAGRGEEASLVVVTHTATDAALKSTVDKIAGLASVREVVSVMRVEGEPS, encoded by the coding sequence GTGATCGAGGACCGTGAGCCGATCCGCGTCGCGCTGCTGGGCTGCGGCACGGTCGGCACCGAGGTACTGCGCCTGCTGCAGGGCCGCCCCGAGGAGTTCGCGGCGCGGACCGGTGCACCCGTGCAGGTCACCGGCGTCGCCGTGCGGCGGCTCCACAAGCATCCGAACGTCCCCGAGCAGCTGCTCACCACGGACGCCGCCGCGCTCGTCGACGGCGACGTGGACGTGGTGGTGGAGCTCATCGGCGGCATCGAACCGGCCCGCTCGCTGCTGCTGCGCGCGCTGCGCAGCGGCAAGTCGGTGGTGACGGGCAACAAGGCGCTGCTGGCCGAGCACGGCTCGGAGCTGTACGCCGCCGCCGACGAGTCCGGGGCGGACATCTACTTCGAGGCCGCCGTCGCCGGGGCGATCCCGCTGCTGCGCCCGCTGCGCGAATCCCTCGCCGGGGACCGCATCAACCGGGTGATGGGCATCGTCAACGGCACCACGAACTACATCCTGTCCGCGATGGACTCCACGGGCGCCGGCTACTCGGAGACCCTCGATGAGGCCGGGCGGCTGGGCTACGCGGAAGCGGATCCGACCGCCGACGTGGACGGCTTCGACGCGGCGGCGAAGGCCACCATCCTGGCGTCGCTGGCGTTCCACACCCGGGTCGCGGCCACCGACGTGCACCGCGAGGGCATCTCGGGCGTCACCCCCGGCGACATCGCGGCCGCGAAATCGCTGGACCGGGTGGTGAAGCTGCTGGCGATCTGCGAGCGCGTCGTCGCCGAGGACGGCACCGAATCGGTCTCGGCCCGCGTGCACCCGGCGATGATCCCCCGGGACCACCCGCTGGCCGGGGTCGGCGGCGCCTACAACGCGGTGTTCGTGGAGGCCGAGGCCGCCGGGAGCCTGATGTTCTACGGCCAGGGCGCCGGCGGCGAACCGACCGCCAGCGCCGTGCTCGGCGACCTCGTCGCGGTGGCGCGGAACCTGGTCGTGGCGGGCAAGGGTCCGCGCGAGTCCGCGCACGCGAACCTGCCGGTGCAGCCGATGGGCGCCACCCCCACCCGGTACCACATCAGCCTCGACGTGGACGACAAACCGGGCGTGCTGTCCCAGGTGGCGGCCACGTTCAACGACAACGATGTGAGCATCTCGGTGGTGCGCCAGGCGGGCAGGGGCGAAGAGGCCAGCCTGGTCGTGGTCACCCACACCGCCACCGATGCGGCCCTGAAATCCACAGTGGACAAGATTGCCGGGTTGGCCTCGGTGCGCGAGGTCGTCAGCGTGATGCGCGTGGAAGGTGAACCGTCGTGA